From the genome of Triticum aestivum cultivar Chinese Spring chromosome 3B, IWGSC CS RefSeq v2.1, whole genome shotgun sequence, one region includes:
- the LOC123069042 gene encoding L10-interacting MYB domain-containing protein isoform X2 produces the protein MSADWSDDNTTILTELFVQQVRAGNRPDKHLTQNAYEEVAKDFKVRTGLEYTRLQLKNKWDKLKTDYSNFRKLKLKETGGGWDYERNTIKQDDEWWKKAKIDIPGCGKFRKRGLRNENNLSIMFADITSDGTDHWNPASGTIPQSSSATSVFNVDDIQDVDLEETQTGESHADGKGKRLGRYVDGNNKKPKTSLVIQEQITRVGDIAERTQSSFESYMKKEESSSITSVMDLVVECGAIVGSDEYFIASELFVKREQREMFLHMTESAARLDWLRRKYNSKYGH, from the exons ATGTCTGCCGATTGGAGTGACGATAACACTACGATCTTGACCGAGCTCTTTGTCCAACAAGTGCGTGCTGGCAATAGGCCAGACAAGCACTTGACTCAAAATGCTTATGAGGAAGTTGCGAAGGATTTTAAAGTCAGAACAGGCCTGGAGTACACCAGGCTCCAACTAAAGAACAAGTGGGATAAGTTGAAGACTGATTACAGCAATTTCAGAAAACTCAAATTGAAGGAGACTGGTGGTGGGTGGGACTATGAGAGAAACACCATCAAAcaagatgatgaatggtggaagaAAGCAAAGATA GACATCCCTGGCTGTGGCAAATTCCGAAAGCGCGGACTTCGAAATGAGAATAACTTATCTATCATGTTTGCTGACATCACAAGTGATGGTACAGATCATTGGAATCCTGCTTCAGGCACCATTCCCCAATCTAGCAGTGCAACTTCAGTTTTCAATGTGGACGACATACAAGATGTTGATCTGGAGGAGACCCAAACAGGTGAGTCACATGCCGATGGAAAAGGGAAGAGACTTGGCAGGTATGTGGATGGCAATAACAAGAAGCCAAAGACATCTCTTGTTATACAAGAACAGATAACCAGGGTTGGAGATATAGCAGAGAGGACCCAATCCAGCTTTGAGTCATACATGAAGAAAGAAGAGAGTTCATCGATTACTTCTGTGATGGATCtggttgttgagtgtggtgcaatAGTAGGCAGTGATGAATATTTCATTGCTAGTGAACTATTTGTGAAGCGAGAGCAGAGAGAGATGTTCCTGCATATGACTGAAAGTGCTGCTCGTTTAGATTGGTTGCGTAGGAAATACAATAGCAAGTATGGGCATTAG
- the LOC123069042 gene encoding uncharacterized protein isoform X1 produces the protein MSSDSDNDSDSYEERKKRVCHHVQSMSNIYAGASTLAGKYYDNYLIKADPRNSILSGFGWLQETISTPGETYTMLRMNARLFFQLHDLLVKKYGFKSTCFVSSYEALAMFLWTLGGCESNRRTQNRFKHSGDTVHRKFHEVLLCVVKMAADYLKPKDPNFSSVHPRIQKDRRAYPHLKDCIGALDGTHVRATIPAGDQVRYIGRSRSTTQNVLAICDFDMHFMYTSVGQPGSMHDTSVLYHAIEADKDTFPHPPKGKYYLVDAGYPNRPGYLAPYKGERYHVPDFQRGVAPRTPKEKFNKIHSSKRNVIERAFGVWKMKWQILLKMPNYSVETQKMIVAATMTLHNYVRYHDKGDLHFLRVDRDPNYVPTIPSRYQRYAIPPNASDVSTSEASDKDMDLFRNRLATNIALGW, from the exons ATGTCATCGGATAGTGACAATGATAGTGATAGTTATGAAGAAAGGAAGAAGAGGGTATGCCACCATGTCCAATCAATGTCCAACATCTATGCCGGTGCATCAACACTTGCAGGGAAGTACTATGACAACTATTTGATCAAGGCAGACCCAAGGAATTCTATTCTCAGTGGGTTCGGATGGCTGCAGGAGACGATCTCAACACCTGGAGAAACATATACCATGTTGAGGATGAACGCACGCCTCTTCTTTCAATTGCATGACTTGTTGGTCAAAAAGTATGGCTTCAAATCAACCTGTTTCGTAAGCAGTTATGAAGCGCTTGCAATGTTCTTGTGGACATTAGGGGGTTGCGAGTCTAATAGGAGAACACAAAATCGTTTCAAGCACTCAGGAGATACAGTCCACCGGAAGTTTCATGAGGTTTTACTCTGTGTGGTTAAGATGGCAGCAGATTACCTGAAACCTAAGGACCCGAACTTTAGTAGTGTGCACCCAAGGATTCAAAAGGATAGAAGGGCTTATCCACATCTTAAGGACTGCATCGGCGCACTAGATGGTACTCACGTCAGAGCTACCATTCCTGCTGGCGACCAAGTTAGATACATTGGAAGGTCAAGATCAACAACACAGAATGTTCTGGCAATATGTGATTTTGACATGCATTTCATGTACACTTCAGTTGGTCAACCCGGCTCTATGCATGATACCAGTGTCTTGTATCATGCAATTGAAGCTGACAAAGATACCTTCCCTCATCCTCCAAAGG GTAAGTACTATCTTGTGGATGCGGGCTATCCTAATAGACCTGGATATCTCGCACCTTACAAGGGAGAAAGGTACCACGTGCCTGATTTTCAACGAGGTGTGGCGCCAAGAACACCTAAGGAGAAATTTAACAAGATACACTCATCCAAGCGTAATGTGATCGAGAGAGCATTTGGTGTGTGGAAAATGAAGTGGCAGATTCTACTAAAAATGCCCAATTATTCAGTAGAAACTCAAAAGATGATAGTGGCTGCCACTATGACCCTTCACAACTACGTTCGATATCATGATAAGGGTGATCTTCACTTTCTTCGAGTCGACAGAGATCCCAACTATGTCCCAACTATCCCTTCAAGGTATCAACGGTATGCCATCCCTCCGAATGCATCAGATGTGTCAACCTCGGAGGCTAGTGATAAAGACATGGACCTGTTCCGTAATAGACTAGCAACTAATATTGCTCTTGGTTGGTGA